A region of Arabidopsis thaliana chromosome 5, partial sequence DNA encodes the following proteins:
- the maMYB gene encoding Duplicated homeodomain-like superfamily protein (Duplicated homeodomain-like superfamily protein; FUNCTIONS IN: DNA binding, sequence-specific DNA binding transcription factor activity; LOCATED IN: endoplasmic reticulum, plasma membrane; EXPRESSED IN: 24 plant structures; EXPRESSED DURING: 14 growth stages; CONTAINS InterPro DOMAIN/s: SANT, DNA-binding (InterPro:IPR001005), Molecular chaperone, heat shock protein, Hsp40, DnaJ (InterPro:IPR015609), Homeodomain-like (InterPro:IPR009057), MYB-like (InterPro:IPR017877); BEST Arabidopsis thaliana protein match is: DnaJ domain; Myb-like DNA-binding domain (TAIR:AT3G11450.1); Has 30201 Blast hits to 17322 proteins in 780 species: Archae - 12; Bacteria - 1396; Metazoa - 17338; Fungi - 3422; Plants - 5037; Viruses - 0; Other Eukaryotes - 2996 (source: NCBI BLink).) gives MDFFDEDRPRFVFQSRPSSSHTAEEEEEARIPNKLFISISVSISLIILSLSFFYFESEPAKSLLLWLSLSFLVGPFAPSSLTGGKIRVGYGQILEPEQIHDESSTDNERESRRKSVNKRSKGSTKSDNPPENASAVTEVSRKVVIPQSKESGSVNETKDWTAEEIEILKKQLIKHPAGKPGRWETVASAFGGRYKTENVIKKAKEIGEKKIYESDDYAQFLKNRKASDPRLVDENEENSGAGGDAEGTKEIWSNGEDIALLNALKAFPKEAAMRWEKIAAAVPGKSKAACMKRVTELKKGFRSSKTPAN, from the coding sequence ATGGATTTTTTCGACGAAGACAGGCCTAGATTCGTTTTCCAATctcgtccttcttcttctcacacggcggaggaagaagaagaagctagaaTCCCTAACAAGCTTTTCATTTCAATCTCCGTCTCAATCTCCCTCATCATATtatctctctccttcttctactTCGAATCTGAACCTGCCAAATCGCTACTATTATGGCTTTCCCTCTCTTTCCTCGTCGGTCCTTTCGCTCCTAGCTCGCTCACCGGAGGTAAGATTCGCGTCGGTTATGGTCAGATCTTGGAGCCAGAACAGATTCACGATGAGTCATCCACGGATAACGAACGTGAATCCAGGAGGAAATCGGTGAATAAGCGATCTAAAGGTTCGACGAAGAGCGATAATCCGCCGGAAAATGCTTCTGCGGTGACTGAAGTTTCGAGGAAAGTGGTGATTCCGCAGTCTAAGGAGAGTGGATCTGTGAATGAAACTAAAGATTGGACTGCTGAAGAGATCGAGATTTTGAAGAAGCAGTTGATTAAGCATCCAGCTGGTAAACCTGGGAGATGGGAGACGGTGGCTTCAGCGTTCGGAGGAAGATACAAGACAGAGAATGTGATTAAGAAGGCGAAAGAGATAGGTGAGAAGAAAATCTATGAGAGTGATGATTACGCTCAGTTTTTAAAGAATAGGAAAGCTTCAGATCCTAGATTGGTTGATGAAAACGAAGAGAATTCTGGAGCTGGTGGAGATGCGGAAGGTACTAAGGAGATTTGGAGTAATGGAGAAGACATTGCATTGCTCAATGCTTTAAAAGCTTTTCCTAAGGAGGCAGCTATGAGATGGGAGAAGATTGCAGCTGCAGTACCTGGGAAGTCGAAAGCAGCTTGTATGAAGAGAGTTACTGAGCTTAAAAAAGGGTTTCGGAGCTCGAAAACTCCAGCTAATTAA